In Flavobacterium sp. N1736, the following are encoded in one genomic region:
- the katG gene encoding catalase/peroxidase HPI, whose amino-acid sequence MENQSNDISKCPFHNGSMDNAAATGTKNHDWWPKQLNVNILRQHSPLSDPMSKDFNYAEAFKSLDLEAVKRDLHALMTDSQDWWPADFGHYGGLFIRMAWHSAGTYRVHDGRGGAGAGQQRFAPLNSWPDNVSLDKARRLLWPIKQKYGRKISWADLMILTGNIALESMGFKTFGFAGGRADVWEPDEAVYWGSETTWLGGDERYSDGSEGVPKEHGVVSSDDDADGHVHSRNLEKPLAAVQMGLIYVNPEGPDGNPDPIAAAKDIRDTFGRMAMDDEETVALIAGGHTFGKTHGAATSDHVDKEPEASGLELQGFGWKNSFGSGKGKDAITSGLEVTWTTTPTQWSNNFFENLFAFEWELSKSPGGAHQWVAKNAEAIIPDAFDSSKKHLPTMLTTDLSLRLDPEYEKISRRFLENPDAFADAFARAWFKLTHRDMGPRDRYLGPDVPQEELLWQDPIPEVNHQLIDENDIAQLKEKVLNTGLSTSQLVATAWASASTFRGSDKRGGANGARIRLSPQKDWQVNNPTQLQQVLDKLETIKTEFNSAQDGKKVSLADLIVLAGNAGVEKATGNTVKVPFRPGRMDASQEQTDVESFGYLEPKADGFRNYRKTKSTVSTEELLIDKANLLTLTPPELTVLLGGLRVLDINTVGSKNGVFTHRPGQLSNDFFVNLLDMNTQWQTVSNDKELYSGNDRNTGQPKWLGTRADLVFGSNSELRAIAEVYASADAQEKFINDFVTTWNKVMNLDRFDLAK is encoded by the coding sequence ATGGAAAATCAATCAAACGACATCAGCAAGTGTCCATTTCATAATGGAAGCATGGACAATGCGGCGGCAACCGGTACAAAAAACCATGACTGGTGGCCAAAACAATTAAATGTAAATATCCTGAGACAGCATTCACCGTTGTCAGATCCAATGAGTAAGGATTTTAATTATGCTGAAGCATTTAAGAGCCTTGATCTTGAAGCAGTCAAAAGAGATTTACATGCATTAATGACAGATTCACAAGATTGGTGGCCTGCAGATTTTGGTCATTATGGAGGTTTATTTATTCGAATGGCCTGGCATAGCGCAGGAACATATCGCGTACACGATGGTCGGGGCGGAGCAGGTGCGGGACAACAGCGTTTTGCGCCGTTAAACAGCTGGCCTGATAACGTAAGTCTTGATAAAGCACGACGACTTTTATGGCCTATCAAACAAAAATACGGACGTAAAATTTCGTGGGCAGATTTGATGATATTAACCGGAAATATTGCTTTAGAATCTATGGGTTTTAAAACATTTGGTTTTGCCGGAGGGCGCGCTGATGTTTGGGAACCGGATGAAGCTGTTTATTGGGGTTCTGAAACAACTTGGTTAGGCGGAGATGAACGTTATAGCGATGGTTCTGAAGGTGTACCAAAAGAGCATGGCGTTGTATCGTCTGATGATGACGCAGACGGTCATGTTCATTCCAGAAATCTGGAAAAACCTCTTGCGGCGGTACAAATGGGACTTATTTATGTAAATCCTGAAGGTCCGGACGGAAATCCTGACCCAATTGCTGCTGCCAAAGATATTAGAGATACTTTTGGGCGTATGGCGATGGACGACGAAGAAACGGTTGCGTTAATTGCGGGCGGACATACTTTTGGTAAAACGCATGGCGCGGCGACTTCAGATCACGTCGATAAAGAACCGGAAGCTTCGGGACTAGAATTGCAGGGTTTTGGCTGGAAAAACAGTTTTGGTTCCGGTAAAGGTAAAGACGCAATTACGAGCGGACTTGAAGTTACCTGGACGACAACACCAACACAATGGAGTAATAATTTTTTCGAAAATTTATTTGCTTTTGAATGGGAACTTTCAAAAAGTCCGGGAGGCGCACATCAATGGGTCGCTAAAAATGCCGAAGCCATTATTCCCGATGCTTTTGACAGCAGTAAGAAACATTTGCCAACCATGCTTACGACTGATTTATCGCTTCGATTAGATCCTGAATATGAAAAAATATCCCGTCGCTTTTTAGAAAATCCTGATGCGTTTGCAGATGCTTTTGCCCGTGCATGGTTTAAACTGACACATAGAGATATGGGACCTCGCGATCGTTATTTGGGACCAGATGTTCCTCAGGAAGAATTATTGTGGCAAGATCCTATTCCGGAAGTAAACCATCAATTAATCGATGAAAATGACATTGCACAATTAAAAGAAAAAGTTTTAAATACCGGATTAAGCACATCACAATTGGTGGCTACAGCCTGGGCTTCGGCTTCTACATTTAGAGGTTCAGATAAACGCGGCGGTGCAAATGGAGCACGTATAAGACTTTCTCCGCAAAAAGACTGGCAAGTAAATAATCCCACACAGCTTCAACAGGTGTTAGACAAACTTGAAACGATCAAAACAGAATTCAATTCGGCACAAGACGGAAAAAAAGTCTCCCTTGCTGATTTAATTGTTTTGGCAGGTAACGCAGGTGTAGAAAAAGCAACAGGAAATACCGTTAAAGTTCCGTTTAGACCAGGTCGTATGGATGCATCTCAGGAACAAACTGATGTTGAATCGTTTGGATATTTAGAACCTAAAGCAGACGGTTTCCGCAATTACCGAAAAACAAAATCAACCGTTTCAACAGAAGAACTGCTTATTGATAAAGCAAATTTATTAACGCTTACACCGCCGGAGTTAACAGTGCTTTTAGGCGGATTACGTGTTTTGGATATTAATACTGTCGGAAGCAAAAACGGCGTTTTTACACATCGTCCGGGGCAATTAAGCAATGATTTTTTTGTAAACCTGCTGGATATGAATACGCAATGGCAAACGGTATCAAATGATAAGGAGCTTTATTCAGGAAACGATCGTAATACCGGACAGCCAAAATGGTTAGGAACACGCGCCGATCTTGTTTTTGGATCTAATTCAGAATTAAGAGCAATTGCAGAAGTTTACGCAAGTGCAGATGCGCAGGAAAAATTTATAAATGACTTTGTTACAACATGGAATAAAGTAATGAATTTAGACCGATTTGATTTGGCAAAATAA
- a CDS encoding ROK family protein has translation MNENYAVGIDIGGTHITAAIIDIINMKVIDGSLYKESFDSNMPVPEVMSVWEKAIRISIENSKIANIKGLAICMPGPFDYENGICWIKDQSKYEHFYGLNVRDLFRETLKHSGDSPILFENDAVCFGKGEVFKNVQNRNKKVMAVTLGTGLGACFIDKGVSISSGELVPQDGEIYNLSYKNGIAEDYVSVRGLLNHYKEVTGKNLNNGLELFNLAVAEDKMAIQVFEEMGEDLALIVSSWLEKFEADSFIIGGKIANASEFFLPAFNKKINEKGIEINVSVSTDNEVAALLGAASMLYTVSL, from the coding sequence ATGAATGAAAATTACGCCGTAGGAATCGACATTGGAGGAACACATATTACTGCAGCGATTATCGACATAATAAACATGAAAGTGATTGATGGATCGTTGTATAAAGAAAGTTTCGATTCGAATATGCCAGTGCCGGAAGTCATGTCTGTTTGGGAAAAAGCAATTCGTATTTCTATTGAAAACTCTAAAATAGCAAACATAAAAGGTCTGGCTATTTGCATGCCCGGTCCGTTTGATTATGAAAATGGAATTTGCTGGATAAAAGACCAGTCAAAATACGAACATTTTTACGGTTTGAATGTTCGTGATTTGTTTCGGGAAACTTTAAAACATTCCGGCGATTCTCCGATTCTTTTTGAAAATGATGCGGTTTGTTTTGGAAAAGGCGAAGTATTTAAAAACGTACAAAATCGTAATAAAAAAGTCATGGCAGTAACTTTAGGAACCGGACTTGGCGCTTGTTTTATAGATAAAGGCGTTTCGATTTCTTCAGGAGAATTAGTACCGCAAGATGGGGAAATTTACAATCTTTCGTATAAAAACGGAATTGCCGAAGATTACGTTTCTGTACGCGGACTTTTAAATCATTACAAAGAAGTAACCGGAAAAAATCTCAACAATGGTTTAGAGCTTTTTAATTTGGCTGTTGCCGAAGATAAAATGGCAATACAGGTTTTTGAAGAAATGGGAGAAGATCTGGCATTAATTGTAAGTTCATGGTTAGAAAAATTTGAAGCCGATAGTTTTATTATTGGCGGAAAAATTGCAAATGCAAGCGAGTTTTTTCTGCCTGCCTTTAACAAAAAAATAAATGAAAAAGGAATTGAAATCAATGTTTCTGTTTCTACAGATAATGAAGTTGCTGCTTTATTAGGCGCCGCGAGCATGCTTTATACAGTGTCATTATAA
- a CDS encoding glycoside hydrolase family 125 protein has translation MNSRRKFIKNTGIFSAGLLAIQADAFGFNSDTFNFALKDFISKRPPLAERKFTSPAIEAAIVKIKKQIANPELAWLFENCFPNTLDTTVEFEIIDGKPDTYVITGDIDAMWLRDSTAQIWPYIPFVKEDKKLAELVKGVINRQAKCILLDPYANAFYKDFTKESEWKNDLTKMQPGIHERKWEIDSLCYPIRLAHGYWKETGDLSMFDKQWKEAMLLVLQTFKEQQRLDGKGGPYSFQRQTAWATDGVPLGGYGYPVKPCGLIVSTFRPSDDSTLFGYLIPSNMFAIEVLGYLIEIFSLPAMLDKDLVAKATALRNQVQKGLEENGIIEHPKFGKIIAFEVNGYGSFHMMDDANVPSLLSLPYLGAIEPDNQLYLNTRKVVLSENNPFFYKGKAGEGIGGPHTGVDTIWPMSIVLRAITSVDEKEIKMCISNLIKTNADTGFMHESFHKDDVTKFTRKWFAWANTLFGEMIVHTSIHYPQILNDKNI, from the coding sequence ATGAATTCACGTAGAAAATTTATAAAAAATACAGGCATTTTTTCAGCAGGATTATTAGCAATTCAAGCAGATGCTTTTGGATTTAATTCAGATACTTTCAACTTCGCATTAAAAGATTTTATCAGCAAACGTCCACCGTTGGCAGAGCGAAAATTTACAAGTCCGGCGATAGAAGCAGCCATTGTTAAAATCAAAAAACAAATAGCAAATCCGGAATTGGCGTGGCTGTTTGAAAACTGTTTTCCCAATACATTAGACACCACAGTTGAGTTTGAAATTATTGACGGAAAACCGGATACGTATGTCATCACCGGCGATATTGATGCAATGTGGCTTCGCGATAGTACAGCCCAAATCTGGCCTTATATTCCGTTTGTAAAAGAAGACAAAAAACTTGCAGAATTAGTAAAAGGCGTGATTAATCGTCAGGCGAAATGTATTTTATTAGATCCGTATGCGAATGCTTTTTATAAAGATTTTACAAAAGAAAGCGAATGGAAAAATGATTTAACCAAAATGCAGCCCGGAATTCACGAACGTAAATGGGAAATTGACAGTTTATGTTACCCAATTCGTTTAGCACACGGATATTGGAAGGAAACCGGAGATTTAAGCATGTTCGATAAACAATGGAAAGAAGCCATGCTTTTGGTGCTTCAAACCTTTAAAGAACAACAAAGATTAGATGGAAAAGGCGGTCCGTACAGTTTTCAGAGACAAACCGCGTGGGCAACAGATGGCGTTCCGTTGGGTGGTTATGGATATCCCGTAAAACCTTGCGGATTAATCGTTTCCACTTTCAGACCAAGCGACGACAGTACATTGTTTGGATATTTAATTCCGAGTAATATGTTTGCTATTGAAGTTTTGGGTTATTTAATCGAAATCTTCTCGTTGCCGGCAATGTTAGACAAGGATTTAGTGGCAAAAGCTACAGCATTAAGAAATCAGGTTCAAAAAGGATTGGAAGAAAACGGGATTATCGAGCATCCAAAATTTGGTAAAATAATCGCTTTTGAAGTAAACGGATACGGCAGTTTTCACATGATGGATGATGCCAATGTTCCGTCCTTATTGTCATTGCCTTATTTGGGCGCGATAGAACCGGATAATCAGCTTTATTTAAACACCAGAAAAGTAGTTCTTTCAGAAAATAATCCGTTTTTCTATAAAGGAAAAGCCGGAGAAGGAATTGGAGGTCCACATACCGGAGTCGATACAATCTGGCCAATGAGTATTGTTTTGAGAGCGATTACAAGCGTCGACGAAAAAGAAATCAAAATGTGCATTAGCAATCTGATCAAAACAAATGCTGATACAGGTTTTATGCACGAATCATTTCATAAAGATGACGTAACCAAATTTACCCGAAAATGGTTTGCGTGGGCGAATACACTTTTTGGCGAAATGATTGTGCATACGAGCATTCATTATCCTCAGATTTTAAATGATAAGAATATTTAA
- a CDS encoding GH92 family glycosyl hydrolase, producing MKIKSLIFLGLLQCCIFVNAQVKTLDPADYVNPLMGTESLPNLSNGNTYPAICRPWGMNFWTPQTGKMGDGWAYTYTAEKIRGFKQTHQPSPWMNDYGQFSIMPVTGKLVFNEADRASWFSHKAEVSKPYYYSVYLADYDVTTEITATERAAHFQITFPENDQSSIVVDAFDKGSYIKIIPSENKIIGYTTRNSGGVPTNFKNYFVLVFDKPFASNYTWHDKTLEKDKLEKTNNHVGAVVNFKTKKGEIINVKVASSFISADQAELNLKNELGSASFQETVANSKKEWNTVLGKIDAEGGSDEQLKTFYSCLYRTVCFPQKQYEINASGDIVHYSPYNGEVLPGYMYAGTGFWDTFRALYPLLNLVYPSINKEMQEGLINDYKEGGFLPEWSSPGFRNVMVGNNSASVVSDAYIKGLRGYDINKLYEALVHGANNEGPMSAVGRKGVSYYNTLGYVPYDVNINENAARTLEYAYDDFAIWKLAKALDRPKKEINLFEKRMLNYKNLYNPAIGLMSGRNKDGSFPANFNPFKWGDAFTEGNAWHYSWSVFHDIQGLIDLMGGEKNFTAKLDAVFTTPPVFDDSYYGSVIHEIREMQIMNMGQYAHGNQPIQHMIYLYNYAGEPWKTQYWSREVMNRLYKPTPDGYCGDEDNGQTSAWYIFSAMGFYPVCPATDEYVLGAPLFKKITLQLENGKQLIINAPDNSDISRYVQELKWDNSTYTKNYINHFDLLKGGELNFDMTSSPNLQRGTSKNDYPYSYSTSK from the coding sequence ATGAAAATAAAGAGTTTAATTTTTTTAGGGCTGTTACAATGCTGCATTTTTGTAAATGCACAAGTTAAAACTTTAGACCCGGCAGACTATGTAAATCCGTTAATGGGAACAGAATCATTGCCGAATCTTTCTAACGGAAATACGTATCCTGCAATTTGCAGACCTTGGGGAATGAATTTCTGGACGCCGCAAACGGGTAAAATGGGAGACGGCTGGGCTTATACCTACACCGCCGAAAAAATTAGAGGATTTAAACAAACACATCAGCCATCGCCGTGGATGAACGATTACGGACAGTTTTCGATTATGCCCGTAACCGGAAAATTAGTTTTTAACGAAGCCGACAGAGCAAGTTGGTTTAGCCATAAAGCTGAGGTTTCAAAGCCATATTATTACAGCGTTTATCTGGCAGATTACGACGTTACAACAGAAATTACAGCTACAGAAAGAGCGGCGCATTTTCAAATAACATTCCCTGAAAACGATCAGTCATCCATAGTTGTTGATGCTTTTGATAAAGGATCGTATATCAAAATAATTCCTTCTGAAAATAAGATTATCGGATATACAACCCGTAATAGCGGTGGCGTTCCAACGAACTTCAAGAACTATTTTGTGTTAGTTTTCGACAAGCCATTTGCGTCAAATTATACGTGGCATGATAAAACGCTGGAAAAAGATAAACTGGAAAAAACAAATAATCATGTCGGTGCCGTTGTTAATTTTAAAACTAAAAAAGGAGAAATAATAAACGTAAAAGTAGCTTCATCCTTTATCAGCGCAGATCAGGCAGAATTGAATTTAAAGAACGAATTAGGTTCGGCATCATTTCAGGAAACAGTGGCAAATTCTAAAAAAGAATGGAATACTGTTTTAGGTAAAATTGATGCAGAAGGAGGAAGCGATGAACAATTAAAAACATTCTATTCCTGTTTATACAGAACAGTTTGTTTTCCTCAAAAGCAATACGAAATAAATGCAAGCGGCGATATTGTGCATTACAGCCCTTATAACGGAGAAGTTTTGCCTGGATATATGTATGCAGGAACCGGTTTTTGGGATACTTTTCGAGCGCTGTATCCATTGCTTAATTTGGTTTATCCTTCCATAAATAAAGAAATGCAGGAAGGTTTAATAAACGATTATAAAGAAGGCGGATTTTTACCGGAATGGTCAAGTCCCGGTTTTAGAAATGTGATGGTCGGGAACAATTCTGCCTCTGTAGTTTCAGATGCTTATATCAAAGGATTAAGAGGTTATGATATTAATAAACTCTATGAAGCTTTAGTTCATGGTGCCAATAATGAAGGGCCAATGAGCGCCGTAGGTCGAAAAGGAGTTTCGTATTACAACACTTTAGGATATGTTCCTTACGATGTAAATATCAATGAAAATGCAGCGAGAACCTTAGAATACGCTTATGATGATTTTGCGATCTGGAAATTGGCAAAAGCCTTAGATCGTCCTAAAAAGGAAATTAATTTGTTCGAAAAAAGAATGCTGAATTATAAAAATCTGTACAATCCTGCAATCGGTTTAATGAGCGGCAGAAATAAAGACGGAAGTTTTCCCGCCAATTTTAATCCGTTTAAATGGGGAGATGCTTTTACAGAAGGAAATGCGTGGCATTACAGCTGGAGCGTTTTTCATGACATACAGGGTTTGATTGATTTAATGGGCGGCGAGAAAAATTTTACAGCAAAATTAGACGCTGTTTTTACAACACCTCCCGTTTTTGACGACAGTTATTACGGATCTGTAATTCATGAAATTCGCGAAATGCAAATCATGAATATGGGACAATATGCGCACGGAAATCAGCCCATTCAACACATGATTTATTTGTATAATTATGCAGGCGAACCGTGGAAAACACAATATTGGTCGAGAGAAGTAATGAATCGTTTGTATAAACCAACTCCTGATGGTTATTGTGGAGACGAAGATAACGGACAAACTTCGGCATGGTATATTTTTTCTGCAATGGGATTTTATCCCGTTTGTCCGGCAACAGACGAATACGTTCTTGGCGCGCCGTTATTCAAAAAAATAACACTGCAATTAGAAAACGGAAAGCAATTGATTATAAACGCTCCGGATAATTCAGATATCAGCAGATATGTTCAGGAATTAAAATGGGATAATTCAACGTATACAAAAAATTATATCAATCATTTTGATCTTTTAAAAGGCGGTGAATTAAATTTTGATATGACAAGTTCTCCTAATTTACAAAGAGGAACCTCAAAAAACGATTATCCCTATTCTTATTCAACTTCAAAATAA
- a CDS encoding GH92 family glycosyl hydrolase, which translates to MFIKYNKTVFINILAINLFFANPAISQEKKTKEKNADYTQYVNPFIGSAGHGHVFVGANVPFGAVQLGPVNIFEGWDWCSGYNYASNTILGFTHTHLSGTGIGDLNDILLLPVSGKVPLFKGTKEDMTNGYGSYFSHENEISKPGYYSVLLDKYKIKAELTASERVGFHKYTFNSATDSHILIDLADGIGWDKPVKTFIKKINETTLAGYRFSTGWAADQRIYFTIEFSEPISNLALYDDKTAVSGNEGEGLKMKAIVDFTALKNKQVLVKVGISPVSYENASANIKAEIPNWDFENTVKEATSKWNKELGKIQIKANDKTMKVFYTSLYHTAFAPSIFNDVNGDYLGTDKKVYEKANFTNYTTFSLWDTYRGLHPLYTITQPDKINDIVKSFLAIYEQQGRLPVWHLMGNETNTMNGNHSIAVIVDAYLKGYRNYDVNLAYEAIKKTAMQTRDGMDYVQKLEYIPADKMLESVGNALEYAIDDYCVAQMAKSLNKTEDYTYFTKRANLYKLYFDKETTFMRGKLTDGNWRTPFNPLSSAHRKDDYVEGNAWQYTWLVPQDPYGLIDLFGSESKFSAKLDALFLQTEKVEGEEVSPDISGLIGQYAQGNEPNHHIPYLYAYAGEPWKTAKLIREIDEKFYSTKPDGLCGNEDLGQMSAWYVLSSMGFYSVNPANGIYVLGSPLVNEAVIHHKKGISFTIKAIDNNAENIYIQKAAYNGKPYTKSFITQDMIVKGGELKLFMGSKPSTTFGVKKEDRPL; encoded by the coding sequence ATGTTTATAAAGTATAATAAAACAGTTTTCATCAATATTTTAGCTATAAACCTGTTTTTTGCAAATCCTGCAATTTCACAGGAAAAGAAAACAAAAGAAAAAAATGCAGATTATACCCAATATGTAAATCCGTTTATAGGATCAGCGGGACATGGTCACGTATTTGTTGGAGCGAATGTGCCTTTTGGAGCCGTACAGTTAGGGCCTGTAAATATTTTTGAAGGCTGGGATTGGTGCAGCGGTTACAACTACGCCAGTAATACCATTTTAGGATTTACACACACGCATTTGAGCGGAACAGGAATTGGAGATTTAAACGATATTCTGTTGCTTCCGGTTTCAGGAAAAGTGCCGCTTTTTAAAGGCACAAAAGAAGATATGACAAACGGTTACGGTTCTTATTTCTCTCATGAAAATGAAATCAGCAAACCGGGTTATTACAGTGTTTTATTGGATAAATACAAAATAAAAGCAGAATTAACAGCCAGCGAAAGAGTTGGTTTTCATAAATATACTTTTAATTCTGCAACAGATTCTCATATTTTAATTGATCTTGCCGACGGAATAGGATGGGATAAACCGGTGAAAACATTCATCAAAAAAATAAATGAAACTACACTTGCCGGTTATCGCTTTTCGACAGGATGGGCGGCTGATCAGCGTATTTATTTTACGATAGAATTTTCAGAACCAATTTCAAATTTAGCTTTATACGATGATAAAACGGCTGTTTCAGGAAATGAAGGAGAAGGTTTAAAAATGAAAGCAATCGTAGATTTTACCGCTTTAAAAAACAAACAGGTTTTAGTAAAAGTAGGCATTTCTCCGGTGAGTTATGAAAACGCTTCTGCCAATATAAAAGCCGAGATTCCGAATTGGGATTTTGAAAATACAGTAAAAGAAGCCACTTCAAAATGGAACAAAGAATTAGGTAAAATTCAGATAAAAGCGAATGATAAAACCATGAAAGTTTTTTATACTTCGCTGTATCACACCGCTTTTGCGCCTTCTATTTTTAATGATGTAAACGGAGATTATCTGGGAACCGATAAAAAAGTATACGAAAAAGCAAATTTTACCAATTACACCACTTTTTCACTTTGGGATACATATCGCGGTTTACATCCGTTATACACCATTACGCAGCCCGATAAAATCAATGATATTGTAAAATCATTTCTGGCGATTTACGAACAGCAGGGAAGATTACCAGTTTGGCATTTAATGGGCAATGAAACCAATACGATGAACGGAAATCATTCGATCGCCGTTATTGTCGATGCTTATTTAAAAGGCTACAGAAATTACGATGTTAATTTAGCCTACGAAGCCATTAAAAAAACGGCAATGCAAACGCGCGACGGAATGGATTATGTGCAGAAACTGGAATATATTCCTGCCGATAAAATGCTTGAATCTGTTGGAAATGCTTTAGAATATGCGATTGATGATTATTGTGTGGCGCAAATGGCAAAGTCTTTAAACAAAACCGAAGATTATACATATTTCACGAAAAGAGCGAATTTATACAAATTGTATTTTGATAAGGAAACGACTTTTATGCGTGGCAAATTAACCGATGGAAATTGGAGAACACCCTTTAATCCGCTTTCATCTGCACATCGAAAAGACGATTATGTAGAAGGAAATGCGTGGCAATACACGTGGCTCGTGCCTCAGGATCCGTATGGTTTAATCGATTTATTTGGAAGCGAAAGTAAATTTTCAGCCAAATTAGATGCACTTTTTCTACAAACAGAAAAAGTAGAAGGTGAAGAAGTTTCGCCGGATATTAGCGGATTAATTGGTCAATATGCACAGGGAAATGAGCCAAATCATCATATTCCGTATTTGTATGCATACGCCGGAGAACCTTGGAAAACAGCCAAATTAATTCGTGAAATTGATGAAAAATTCTATTCCACAAAACCGGACGGATTATGCGGAAATGAAGATTTAGGGCAAATGTCGGCTTGGTACGTTTTATCTTCAATGGGATTTTATTCTGTTAATCCCGCAAACGGAATTTATGTTTTAGGAAGTCCGTTGGTAAACGAAGCAGTAATTCATCATAAAAAAGGAATTTCATTTACAATAAAAGCAATCGATAACAATGCTGAAAATATCTATATTCAAAAAGCAGCATATAACGGAAAACCGTATACAAAATCATTCATCACACAAGATATGATAGTAAAAGGAGGAGAGTTAAAATTGTTTATGGGAAGTAAACCTTCGACAACTTTTGGAGTGAAAAAAGAAGACAGACCTTTGTAG